The proteins below are encoded in one region of Maribacter aestuarii:
- a CDS encoding FeoA family protein, with the protein MEITVAHLRRGQKGIIKEFSGDIIPIKLLELGCLPGNEVEMVQVAPLKDPIYINVNGTHIAIRRKMALLIALDIVDEAVGL; encoded by the coding sequence TTGGAGATTACAGTAGCTCATTTGCGACGTGGACAGAAAGGAATCATCAAAGAATTTTCTGGGGATATCATTCCCATAAAATTACTGGAATTGGGTTGTTTACCAGGAAATGAAGTCGAAATGGTGCAGGTAGCTCCCTTAAAGGATCCAATATATATTAACGTAAACGGGACCCATATTGCCATCCGCAGAAAGATGGCATTACTCATTGCATTGGATATCGTTGATGAGGCAGTTGGACTATGA
- a CDS encoding DUF4382 domain-containing protein: MKTYKIALLVLSSVVITLAACSKYGNELSYVEYGTLSVQLTDAPFPYDFVSEANVTIFKIDARHKNPSDTENLDDNSNFITLFEGEMTVNLLELTNGVTKSMGEIEVPVGTYDLVRVYVSNGNVLLTDGTIYDLKVPSGEQTGIKVFIKPSIEVVTQLSSDLLLDFDVNKSFVPKGNVNAVSGITGFNFKPVIRASNMSMAGSLSGMISTVEDEVSMPLEGAMISVFSGDTQVTSAFSDATGGYTILGLEAGSYRVVVEALNYAEASVEVVTIVVANETSLDFELTLN, encoded by the coding sequence ATGAAAACCTACAAAATAGCACTTCTTGTGCTCTCTTCTGTTGTTATTACTTTAGCTGCATGTTCCAAGTATGGTAATGAATTATCCTATGTGGAGTATGGCACACTCTCGGTACAACTTACGGATGCGCCCTTTCCCTACGACTTTGTATCTGAGGCCAATGTCACCATATTTAAAATAGATGCACGTCATAAGAATCCTTCTGACACTGAAAATCTGGATGATAACTCAAATTTTATAACCCTTTTTGAAGGTGAAATGACCGTTAATCTTTTGGAGCTTACAAACGGAGTAACCAAGAGTATGGGTGAGATTGAAGTTCCCGTGGGCACTTATGATTTAGTACGGGTTTACGTTTCTAATGGAAATGTACTATTGACGGATGGAACTATTTATGATTTAAAAGTTCCTAGTGGAGAACAAACCGGGATTAAGGTCTTCATAAAACCATCTATTGAAGTGGTAACCCAATTATCAAGCGATTTACTTTTGGATTTTGATGTAAATAAATCGTTTGTGCCGAAAGGAAACGTAAATGCTGTGTCCGGTATCACTGGATTCAATTTTAAACCTGTTATTAGAGCTTCCAATATGAGTATGGCGGGGAGCTTGTCCGGTATGATAAGCACTGTTGAGGATGAAGTTAGTATGCCCTTAGAAGGCGCAATGATAAGTGTTTTTTCTGGCGATACCCAAGTGACCTCTGCATTTTCAGATGCAACAGGGGGCTATACAATTCTTGGTCTTGAGGCTGGCAGTTACAGAGTAGTTGTTGAAGCTTTAAATTACGCTGAGGCGAGTGTAGAAGTAGTAACTATCGTAGTTGCAAATGAAACCTCATTAGATTTTGAATTGACTTTAAACTAA
- a CDS encoding SCO family protein, producing MRSFFSKYKFFGMVLFGLSVVIVYLFYNALQPQQILPVYSPAMVNSELVPEEIQHIRKYHTIADFSLINQNGEEVTQEDYKDRIYIADFFFTTCPTICPIMTKNMAVIQNELHDDQEVLLLSHSVTPEIDSVEQLKKYALEKGVDDKKWNLVTGDKKEIYELARKSYLAVKTDGDGGPFDMIHTENFILVDKERRIRGFYDGTKTEDIEKLMEDLKILKASYTD from the coding sequence ATGCGCTCCTTTTTTAGTAAATACAAGTTTTTCGGGATGGTGCTTTTTGGGCTGTCCGTAGTAATTGTTTACTTGTTCTACAACGCCCTTCAACCTCAACAAATTCTCCCGGTCTATTCACCTGCCATGGTCAATTCTGAGCTGGTTCCCGAAGAAATTCAACACATTCGTAAATACCACACGATTGCCGACTTTTCATTAATAAATCAAAATGGCGAGGAAGTAACTCAAGAAGATTACAAGGACCGTATTTATATTGCCGATTTCTTTTTTACGACCTGCCCTACCATCTGCCCCATAATGACCAAGAATATGGCCGTTATCCAAAATGAACTTCACGATGATCAAGAGGTTTTATTGTTATCGCATTCCGTAACCCCTGAAATAGATTCGGTAGAACAGCTAAAAAAATATGCGTTGGAAAAAGGGGTTGATGACAAAAAATGGAATTTGGTTACCGGCGATAAAAAGGAAATTTATGAACTCGCCAGAAAATCGTACCTAGCCGTAAAAACCGATGGGGACGGTGGTCCTTTTGACATGATACATACAGAAAATTTTATTTTGGTGGATAAGGAGCGCCGTATTCGAGGCTTCTACGACGGCACCAAAACTGAGGATATTGAAAAACTGATGGAGGACCTTAAAATTCTTAAGGCTTCGTATACCGATTAG
- a CDS encoding methylmalonyl-CoA mutase subunit beta, with product MSDKLFSDFPEVSAKAWKQQIQYDLKGADYNETLVWESPEGIKVKPFYHQEDISKLNLQSVNNKDWKIGQVVYAGNAAMANAKARDFLQKGAECILFQIPSAAIKIEELLKNLNFENTPIYFELHFLSADYVNGIKSHLGNAASPIFLNIDIIGNLARSGNWFEGLEKDHSTLTSILDMDLRNTLQVDLSLYQNAGATITQQLAYGLAHANEYLNHFQSRLENSSGFTMHFKVAVGTNYFFEIAKLRALRILWSTLASEYGITTACHISAYPTKRNKTLYDYNTNMLRSTTECMSAILGGADVVFNLPYDAIYHKNNEFGDRIALNQLILLKEESHFDKVGNPADGTFYIESLTHQIAEKALQLFKNLEKQGGFLKQLKAHVIQKQINESAAKEQERFNTKTEVLVGTNTYVNSDDRMKDNLELYPFLKSNTRKTLIAPIFEKRLAEAMEQKRLKDE from the coding sequence ATGTCGGATAAGTTGTTTAGTGATTTCCCTGAGGTTTCCGCCAAAGCTTGGAAACAGCAAATACAGTATGATTTGAAAGGTGCGGATTACAACGAAACCTTGGTCTGGGAATCCCCGGAAGGTATTAAAGTGAAACCCTTCTACCATCAAGAGGATATTTCTAAATTAAATTTACAATCGGTAAATAACAAAGACTGGAAAATAGGTCAAGTTGTTTATGCCGGAAATGCCGCCATGGCCAATGCAAAAGCAAGGGACTTTTTGCAAAAAGGTGCAGAATGTATTTTATTTCAAATACCCTCGGCAGCTATAAAAATAGAGGAGCTTTTAAAGAACCTTAATTTTGAAAATACACCAATCTATTTTGAACTTCATTTTCTATCCGCAGATTATGTAAACGGAATTAAGTCCCATTTAGGAAACGCTGCTTCACCTATTTTTTTAAACATCGATATCATAGGAAATTTGGCCAGATCAGGGAACTGGTTCGAGGGTTTGGAGAAAGACCATAGTACTTTGACAAGTATCTTGGATATGGATTTGCGAAACACGCTTCAGGTAGATTTGTCCCTATATCAAAATGCCGGGGCCACTATAACCCAGCAGTTGGCTTATGGACTGGCACATGCCAACGAATACCTGAACCATTTTCAATCAAGACTTGAAAATAGTAGTGGGTTCACCATGCACTTTAAGGTAGCTGTAGGAACAAACTATTTTTTTGAAATTGCCAAGTTAAGGGCGTTACGAATTTTATGGAGTACATTGGCATCCGAGTATGGAATTACTACGGCTTGTCATATAAGTGCGTATCCTACCAAGAGAAACAAGACACTTTACGACTATAATACGAACATGCTGCGTTCAACTACTGAGTGTATGTCGGCCATTTTAGGAGGCGCGGATGTTGTGTTCAACTTGCCTTATGACGCCATCTATCACAAGAACAATGAATTTGGTGATCGGATTGCTCTAAATCAATTGATACTGTTAAAGGAAGAGAGTCATTTTGATAAAGTGGGAAACCCTGCGGATGGCACCTTTTATATAGAAAGTCTTACTCATCAAATTGCAGAAAAAGCATTACAGCTGTTTAAAAATTTGGAAAAACAGGGAGGCTTTTTAAAGCAGTTGAAGGCACACGTGATTCAAAAGCAGATTAATGAGAGTGCTGCAAAGGAACAGGAGCGGTTTAATACTAAGACTGAAGTGTTGGTAGGAACCAATACATATGTAAATTCTGATGACCGAATGAAGGACAACTTGGAACTTTATCCTTTTCTCAAATCGAATACAAGAAAAACACTTATAGCACCAATTTTTGAAAAACGATTGGCTGAAGCTATGGAGCAAAAACGATTGAAGGATGAGTAG
- a CDS encoding serine hydrolase domain-containing protein: MHLFPKPISTLLVHRFKIFVGYLLVLLLFFITISSASNPAPEKVLAKQTLAKNGEDLEVIIPDAAKQQELSTALQSYFERAIASGKIVGAGLSIVKKGAIILSEGYGKRGANGTARVDGETVFRLGSLSKGFAGVYMANLEHENKITWEDKVVDYLPEFKLGDRNNTNKINLSHILSHSTGAPYHSFTNLVEADLSLETIAARFKEVTPISEPGLQYSYQNALFALSGEIAQATTGKDLATGLYERIFKPLGMCSVSMDYKTLSERENVALPHVKRKRGYRTLSLSDSYFNAIAAGGINASAHDMGKWMRFLLGHDSEVMAQSAFDQAFEPFIEIPGRNKYYHRWPGHIKSYYGFGWRIHKFSDELSPDEKTIWHHGGSVNNFRNEIAVYPEDDLGICVLLNSNSRLARTVIPDLRQIIKEIYEKPTANIAQNSSTTTSEPAKG, from the coding sequence ATGCATTTATTCCCAAAACCTATCTCCACTTTGCTCGTGCATCGATTTAAAATCTTTGTAGGATATCTACTTGTCTTACTCTTATTTTTCATTACTATTTCAAGTGCAAGTAATCCGGCACCAGAGAAGGTGTTAGCTAAGCAGACACTGGCAAAAAATGGAGAGGATTTAGAGGTGATTATACCAGACGCCGCTAAGCAACAAGAACTAAGTACTGCACTCCAATCCTATTTTGAAAGGGCTATAGCTTCAGGAAAAATAGTTGGAGCGGGATTGAGTATTGTAAAGAAAGGTGCTATCATCTTATCAGAAGGATACGGTAAACGAGGTGCTAATGGTACTGCCCGGGTGGACGGGGAAACCGTCTTTAGACTTGGATCGCTTTCCAAAGGTTTTGCCGGAGTTTACATGGCCAACCTAGAACATGAAAACAAAATAACATGGGAGGATAAGGTTGTAGATTATCTACCTGAATTCAAGTTAGGGGATAGAAATAATACGAACAAGATAAATCTTTCGCATATTTTATCACATAGTACGGGAGCGCCCTACCATAGTTTTACCAATCTTGTAGAAGCGGACCTTTCGCTTGAAACAATTGCTGCCCGTTTTAAGGAGGTAACACCCATTAGCGAACCCGGCTTGCAATATAGTTATCAAAATGCGCTCTTCGCCCTTTCCGGAGAAATAGCGCAGGCAACGACTGGAAAAGACTTGGCAACAGGTTTGTATGAACGGATATTTAAGCCATTGGGGATGTGTTCCGTTTCTATGGATTATAAAACGCTTTCCGAAAGGGAAAATGTGGCCCTTCCACATGTAAAAAGGAAACGGGGATATAGAACCTTATCACTTTCAGATAGTTATTTTAATGCAATTGCGGCAGGCGGAATAAACGCCAGCGCCCACGATATGGGTAAATGGATGCGTTTCTTATTAGGCCATGATTCCGAAGTAATGGCTCAATCCGCATTTGATCAGGCATTTGAGCCATTTATAGAGATTCCTGGGCGGAACAAGTACTACCACCGCTGGCCAGGTCACATAAAATCATATTACGGCTTTGGATGGCGAATCCACAAATTTTCCGATGAATTGTCTCCAGATGAAAAAACCATCTGGCACCATGGAGGTAGCGTGAATAATTTTAGGAACGAAATTGCAGTATATCCGGAGGATGATTTGGGAATTTGTGTGCTTTTGAACAGTAATTCCAGATTGGCGAGAACGGTTATTCCGGATTTACGTCAAATCATAAAGGAGATTTATGAAAAACCTACTGCAAATATTGCCCAGAATAGTTCCACAACAACATCAGAACCTGCAAAGGGCTAG
- the rseP gene encoding RIP metalloprotease RseP, translating to MSPIIIKTIQFFLSLSLLIVLHELGHFIPAKLFKTRVEKFYLFFDVKFSLFKKKIGETVYGIGWLPLGGYVKIAGMIDESMDTEAMKEEPKPWEFRSKPAWQRLIIMLGGVTVNFILAVIIYIGLAYAYGDQFIANDSLKDGVYVNETAIGDKVGIQTGDKILSVDGEPIDDFNKIILELINGNTFTIERDGRVIEKEIPVDFIATLLEDEEKMRFLSPRYPFVIGSIPEESSNKDSGIEVKDEIIAIGGDTFTYFDEAKEILEKYKGQQIDLKIKREGAGELQIPVIISDSATIGVGLGGLSFEDLENRDILKLETTTYSFLESIPAGIEMGVSTLTGYVKQMKKIFNPSTGAYKGVGGFAAIGGLFPDGWNWPAFWSATAFISIILAFMNILPIPALDGGHVMFLLYEIVSGRKPSDKFLEYAQMIGFFLLIALLLFANGNDVYKWLFK from the coding sequence ATGAGCCCCATTATTATAAAGACGATACAATTCTTTTTAAGTCTTTCACTACTTATAGTTTTGCACGAGTTGGGACATTTTATCCCAGCAAAATTGTTCAAGACTAGAGTAGAGAAGTTTTACCTTTTCTTTGATGTAAAGTTTTCCTTGTTCAAAAAGAAAATAGGAGAAACAGTCTACGGTATTGGGTGGTTACCCTTGGGAGGTTATGTAAAAATAGCCGGGATGATAGATGAGAGTATGGATACCGAGGCCATGAAAGAGGAGCCCAAACCTTGGGAGTTTCGTAGTAAACCGGCATGGCAACGACTCATTATTATGTTGGGTGGCGTTACGGTGAACTTCATTTTGGCGGTCATCATCTACATCGGATTGGCTTATGCCTACGGAGATCAATTTATAGCCAACGACAGTCTTAAGGATGGTGTTTATGTCAATGAGACTGCTATAGGAGATAAAGTGGGTATTCAGACTGGGGATAAAATACTTTCGGTAGATGGCGAGCCTATAGATGATTTTAATAAAATTATCCTTGAGCTGATCAATGGTAATACGTTTACCATCGAACGAGATGGCCGGGTAATAGAGAAGGAAATCCCCGTAGATTTTATCGCTACTTTATTGGAAGATGAAGAAAAAATGCGTTTTCTAAGTCCCAGATATCCATTCGTTATAGGTTCTATTCCCGAGGAGTCTTCCAACAAGGATTCCGGGATAGAAGTAAAGGATGAAATCATTGCCATAGGCGGCGATACCTTTACCTACTTTGATGAGGCAAAGGAAATACTTGAAAAATACAAAGGACAGCAGATTGATTTGAAGATAAAAAGAGAAGGTGCTGGAGAACTTCAGATTCCTGTAATTATAAGTGACTCTGCAACTATTGGCGTTGGTCTTGGAGGACTAAGTTTTGAAGATCTTGAAAATAGGGATATACTGAAATTGGAAACAACTACCTATTCCTTTCTAGAATCTATTCCCGCAGGTATTGAGATGGGGGTAAGTACCCTTACGGGTTACGTAAAGCAGATGAAAAAGATATTCAATCCGTCTACCGGTGCCTATAAAGGTGTCGGCGGTTTTGCGGCCATTGGTGGTCTTTTTCCAGATGGTTGGAATTGGCCCGCATTCTGGAGTGCTACGGCATTCATTTCCATCATTTTGGCTTTTATGAATATATTGCCCATTCCCGCGCTGGATGGCGGTCATGTTATGTTTCTATTATATGAAATAGTATCGGGTAGAAAGCCAAGCGACAAGTTTTTGGAATATGCGCAAATGATTGGCTTTTTCTTGTTGATAGCACTTTTATTGTTCGCCAATGGTAACGATGTCTATAAGTGGCTTTTTAAATAG